The genomic DNA CGAATTGAATCTTGCCCTCGCCGTCGTACAGATTCAGCATGGCGTTGAGCTCGTGGTAGCCGAGCCCCTGCCATGCCGCTGGCAGTTCCTTGCTGTCTTGGCTCACGGTCGGCTCCGCGACGGTTGTTTCCAAAACTCTTCCAATCCTTGGCATACGTTGGCCACGTCTTCCGGCGTGCCCATGAGTTCGAAGCGATACAGCAGCGGTACGTCGCACTTAGCGGCGATTTTCCGTGCAGCGAGACAGTAGGCCGAACCAAAGTTCGTGTTTCCGGCCCCGATGACTCCGCGCAGCTGGTCGCGATTCCGGTGATCCTTCAGGAAGCGCAGGACCTGCGGCGGAACTGAGTGCTTGCCGTCCTCTCCCCCATACGTGGGTAAAAGCAGGACGAATGGTGCAGCCGCGATGACCGCCGGCTCCTTGGGGTAGAGCGGGATCCGCGTTGCATCCAGGTGCAACTTTTCAACGAATCGGGCGGTGTTGCCCGA from Zhihengliuella flava includes the following:
- the nrdI gene encoding class Ib ribonucleoside-diphosphate reductase assembly flavoprotein NrdI, with the protein product MPETSTSHRLIYFSSASGNTARFVEKLHLDATRIPLYPKEPAVIAAAPFVLLLPTYGGEDGKHSVPPQVLRFLKDHRNRDQLRGVIGAGNTNFGSAYCLAARKIAAKCDVPLLYRFELMGTPEDVANVCQGLEEFWKQPSRSRP